AGCTCGCTGTCTGGTTGTCTATCACCATGATCTGGGGTGCGGAGAGAAACTTCACTGAGGATTCGTTCTCCAGAATATCGAAGAAGACCTTCAGATCGTTGGCGCTATTGAACAGTCCAAGTGAAAAACCGTCGCCACCCGAGACATCCCCGGGCAGACTCCCCAATGCGCCTTTATAAGGACGCCCGCTCCCTGTGGAACCATTGAAGAACCAACGTACGCCATAGCTCAGGTTATCGCTCAATTGCACCTCGGCAATGGTCGCTTCGATGAGCACCTGCTTGGGCGAAACATCCAGACGGCTGATCGTCGCCTTGATTTTCTGATAGTCCTTCGGGCTCGCCATCACCAGGATGGCATTGTTATCCGGATCGGCAATGATGGTCGCCGTGGCATCCGATCCTTCTTGCGGCATCTGTCTAGACATACTGGCGCTTGCTACCGCTGCCGTAGCTGCTGCAGGCTGATCCCTGGTGAGAACAGCCTCACTGTCGGCATTACTGTTCTTCAGATCGATCCCGGTCGTTGTGGGAGCGCGCACATTCGAGCGTAATAGCGGGTCACTGCTGCTCAATCCCACACTTGAGGAAGGTGCTGAAACCTCATTACCGAATATATTCTGCAGAATGGCGGCTATATTCTCCGCTTTTCCGTTTTTCAGATGATAGACGTATAGCCGGCGGTCAGGAGATTTATCACTGCCCTGGTCAAACTGGCTGATCAACCTGCGCACATCCTTGATATATCTGGGTTGCTGACTGATCACCATGACCGCATTCAGGCGATCGATGGGAATCAGCTTGATCATTCCAGCCAATGGCGACCCATCGCCATCTCCAACCAGATGCTTGAGTTCTTCGGTAATGGTTTTGGCGTCAGTGGCCTTCAGCGGTATCAGCGCAAATGACATACCACTGAGCCAATCCACATCAAACATTTCGATGGTCTGCAACAGATTGTTGATCTGTTGATAGGAGCCTGTAAGGATTAACAGATTCCTGCCTTTGTCCACCCGAATCTGCTCTGCCGGAGAGGCAAAGCTTTCCAAAACCTTCTTCATTTCAACGGCTGTGATGTACCTCAATGGTACGATCTGTACACCCTGACCCGCTTTCATCTTCGCCTTACCCTGACCAACCGAGGGTTTCAGGGCCATACTCTTCAGATCAGCCGCAGGCAGAATCTTATAGAGTGCGCCGTTACGCACCATCACGGCACCGTTCATCTGCAGAATGGTCTCAAGAATCGGCAATACCGCATCGGTGCTGACCGGGTAGGTCGTATGGATGGTTACCTGACCCTGTACCTTGTCATCGATCAGATAGTTTTCCCGCAGTATCTCCTCGAAGACCACCTTGACCACTTCGCGCAGATCCACTGCCTCAAAGTTGAGTGTTATGTCGCCACGCGCCGGTTGAGTCTTTTTCTTACCCGACTCTCCAGGTTTAATGAATCTACCGCTACCCTCACGAACAAAGAACTCCGGTTCCTTCACTGCCTGTTGCGAGAGTACCAGCTCCTGTTCATCATCGCCGCCGGAGGTCGTGATTGACGGTCTCTCTGCTGGATAGGGAGCAATCAGTCTGCCAGCATCTGATTGGTTGATTTCGGGTTGCTGGGCGCATGATACCAACAATATGGACAATACCATTGGCATTAACCGAGCCAGCAGATTGGGTTCACTCTTGCTCATCTGATTTCCAGTAGTTCCACAAAACTTCC
This sequence is a window from Candidatus Thiodiazotropha sp. LNASS1. Protein-coding genes within it:
- the gspD gene encoding type II secretion system secretin GspD: MSKSEPNLLARLMPMVLSILLVSCAQQPEINQSDAGRLIAPYPAERPSITTSGGDDEQELVLSQQAVKEPEFFVREGSGRFIKPGESGKKKTQPARGDITLNFEAVDLREVVKVVFEEILRENYLIDDKVQGQVTIHTTYPVSTDAVLPILETILQMNGAVMVRNGALYKILPAADLKSMALKPSVGQGKAKMKAGQGVQIVPLRYITAVEMKKVLESFASPAEQIRVDKGRNLLILTGSYQQINNLLQTIEMFDVDWLSGMSFALIPLKATDAKTITEELKHLVGDGDGSPLAGMIKLIPIDRLNAVMVISQQPRYIKDVRRLISQFDQGSDKSPDRRLYVYHLKNGKAENIAAILQNIFGNEVSAPSSSVGLSSSDPLLRSNVRAPTTTGIDLKNSNADSEAVLTRDQPAAATAAVASASMSRQMPQEGSDATATIIADPDNNAILVMASPKDYQKIKATISRLDVSPKQVLIEATIAEVQLSDNLSYGVRWFFNGSTGSGRPYKGALGSLPGDVSGGDGFSLGLFNSANDLKVFFDILENESSVKFLSAPQIMVIDNQTASFRVGDQIPIVTRSSQSTTDPDAPIVSEVQFRDTGTLLQVTPRINEGGMVTLEVSQEVSTPGTAPAIGGGGNVSISQRTIESTVIVHDGQTVVLGGLIRESSSGGKTGIPGLMHLPIVGNLFGSTTKDISRTELIVTLTPKVVRNPQEAYDISQELREKIRDATLFHDDFQRRRASSK